From the genome of Candidatus Dormiibacterota bacterium, one region includes:
- a CDS encoding sugar ABC transporter permease, whose protein sequence is MSTPLTGLPTLQVDWQTLLTVNLPALMLVVIGVPLVLAAYIVGADILVRRLPKRSQVSVRPWVWVGPAIVIVGVILVYPMFGTIFRSLFDRHGSTFVGLGNFTRLLTDGGILIVLRNNLLWLLLYPGLVLIFGLLLAVLADRVPYEKPVKSLIFMPLAISFVAMAIIWQFMYYYRPPDVAQTGTLNAIVVNLFHGQPQTWVQDTRYNNFALIFIGVWGATGFAMVILSAALKGIPGELLEAARVDGANELTVFRRIILPLMMPTIVVVGTTMVIFALKAFDVVYVMTAGNYNTDILARRMYAELYSAGNNANASTLAVILLLAVVPVLIFNLRQFRAVESRR, encoded by the coding sequence GTGAGCACGCCGTTGACCGGGCTCCCAACGCTGCAGGTGGACTGGCAAACGCTGCTGACCGTCAACCTGCCGGCGCTGATGCTGGTGGTCATCGGCGTGCCGCTCGTTCTGGCGGCCTACATCGTGGGCGCTGACATCCTGGTCCGGCGCCTACCCAAGCGGAGCCAGGTGTCGGTCCGGCCATGGGTCTGGGTTGGGCCGGCGATCGTGATCGTCGGCGTGATCCTCGTCTACCCGATGTTCGGCACGATTTTTCGAAGTCTCTTCGACCGCCATGGGAGCACGTTTGTTGGTCTGGGAAACTTCACCAGGCTCCTGACCGACGGTGGCATCCTGATCGTCCTACGGAACAACCTTCTGTGGCTGCTTCTCTACCCGGGGCTTGTGCTCATCTTCGGCTTGCTCCTGGCGGTGCTGGCCGATCGAGTCCCGTACGAAAAGCCGGTCAAGTCCCTGATCTTCATGCCGCTGGCGATCTCGTTCGTGGCGATGGCGATCATTTGGCAGTTCATGTACTACTACCGCCCGCCTGACGTCGCCCAGACGGGCACCCTCAATGCCATCGTCGTCAATCTGTTCCACGGTCAGCCACAAACCTGGGTGCAGGACACGCGCTACAACAACTTCGCGCTGATCTTCATCGGCGTCTGGGGCGCGACTGGCTTCGCCATGGTGATCCTCTCGGCAGCGCTCAAGGGCATTCCCGGCGAGCTGCTGGAGGCGGCCCGGGTGGACGGGGCCAACGAGCTCACGGTTTTCCGGCGGATCATCCTGCCGCTGATGATGCCGACGATCGTCGTCGTTGGAACCACCATGGTGATCTTCGCGCTCAAAGCCTTTGATGTCGTCTACGTCATGACGGCGGGTAACTACAACACCGATATCCTGGCGAGGCGGATGTACGCGGAGCTCTACAGCGCCGGAAACAACGCCAACGCCAGCACGCTCGCCGTGATCCTATTGCTGGCCGTAGTCCCTGTATTGATCTTCAACCTCCGCCAGTTTCGAGCTGTGGAGTCCCGGCGATGA
- a CDS encoding carbohydrate ABC transporter permease, whose amino-acid sequence MSVVVTTPVPTPTTSAPARRPKVRTERLSARASNAGLQVAVIALTLAWTVPTLGLLINSFRSGGAFNTSGWWTALAPPFKFTLDSYRHVLGASDLAPSFFNSFMITIPATIIPTAIAAFAAYAFSWMKFWGRDWIFLALVGLLAVPLQLTFIPLLTLAVHFGLTSGNTLPLGLNAGFLAIWIAHTGYGLPFSIYLLANFFRVLPQDLFESAEIDGAGPVTVFFRLILPLSVPAIASLVIFQFLWVWNDLLVALIYIGGTPEVAPLTVTLTNLVGSLGQNIQYLTAAAFVSMIVPLIVFFALQRYFVRGILAGSVKG is encoded by the coding sequence ATGAGCGTAGTGGTCACGACCCCGGTCCCGACTCCCACCACATCAGCCCCGGCGCGCCGACCAAAGGTGCGGACCGAGCGACTGTCGGCTCGTGCGTCGAACGCCGGCCTCCAGGTGGCGGTCATTGCCCTCACGCTGGCCTGGACTGTGCCCACGCTCGGGCTGTTGATAAACTCCTTCCGGTCCGGCGGCGCGTTCAACACCAGCGGCTGGTGGACGGCGCTGGCGCCGCCATTCAAATTCACCCTCGACAGCTATCGCCACGTGCTGGGCGCCTCCGACCTTGCTCCCAGTTTTTTCAACAGCTTCATGATCACGATCCCGGCCACCATCATTCCGACGGCCATCGCGGCCTTTGCCGCCTATGCGTTCTCCTGGATGAAATTCTGGGGGCGCGATTGGATTTTCCTCGCCTTGGTGGGACTACTCGCGGTGCCGCTGCAGCTGACCTTTATCCCGCTGCTCACCCTGGCGGTGCATTTCGGGTTGACCTCGGGCAACACGCTCCCGCTGGGCCTTAACGCCGGATTCCTGGCGATCTGGATCGCCCATACCGGCTACGGCCTGCCGTTCTCCATTTACCTGCTGGCAAACTTCTTCCGCGTGCTGCCCCAGGACCTCTTCGAATCGGCCGAGATCGACGGCGCCGGGCCGGTCACCGTCTTCTTCCGCCTGATCCTTCCGCTGTCGGTCCCCGCCATCGCGTCGCTGGTCATCTTCCAGTTTCTCTGGGTCTGGAACGACCTGCTGGTGGCGCTGATCTACATCGGCGGCACGCCCGAAGTGGCTCCCCTGACCGTCACCCTGACCAACCTGGTTGGATCCCTCGGGCAGAACATCCAGTATCTGACCGCAGCGGCCTTCGTCTCCATGATCGTGCCGCTCATCGTGTTCTTCGCGCTGCAGCGCTACTTCGTTCGCGGCATTTTGGCTGGTTCGGTCAAGGGCTGA
- a CDS encoding SDR family NAD(P)-dependent oxidoreductase, which produces MAASERVAVVTGASSGIGEATARGLHKAGFAVVLGARREDRLMAVARELGGRGLPLDVRDQASIAAFVDAIAAEYDQVEVLINNAGLAAGLQPLAEGNDEDWVQMMDTNVLGLLRVTKAMLPLLRRAPRAHIVNLGSVAGFEIYVGGVGYTASKHAVRAITKTLRLELMGEPIRVTEIEPGMVETEFSLVRFKGDQERASNVYKGMQPLTGADIADCIVWVVTRPPHVNIDEMVVRPIAQATVRDVARHS; this is translated from the coding sequence ATGGCAGCATCTGAGCGCGTTGCCGTGGTGACCGGTGCCAGCTCGGGAATCGGCGAGGCGACGGCGCGGGGCCTCCACAAGGCCGGCTTCGCGGTCGTGCTCGGCGCCCGCCGCGAGGATCGGCTGATGGCGGTCGCCCGCGAGCTTGGCGGCCGGGGCCTGCCACTCGACGTGCGCGACCAGGCCAGCATCGCCGCGTTCGTCGACGCGATCGCGGCGGAATACGACCAGGTCGAGGTCCTGATCAACAACGCGGGGTTGGCGGCCGGCCTCCAGCCGCTCGCCGAGGGCAATGACGAAGACTGGGTGCAGATGATGGACACGAACGTGCTGGGCCTGCTGCGGGTGACCAAGGCGATGCTGCCCTTGCTCCGGCGGGCGCCCCGCGCGCATATCGTCAACCTGGGTTCGGTGGCGGGCTTCGAGATCTACGTCGGCGGTGTGGGGTATACGGCGAGCAAGCACGCGGTCCGCGCCATCACGAAAACGCTTCGGCTCGAGCTCATGGGAGAGCCCATCCGGGTGACCGAGATCGAGCCCGGCATGGTGGAGACCGAATTCAGCCTGGTGCGGTTCAAGGGGGACCAGGAACGGGCGTCGAACGTCTACAAGGGGATGCAGCCGCTCACCGGCGCGGACATCGCCGATTGCATCGTCTGGGTGGTGACCCGGCCGCCCCATGTGAACATCGACGAGATGGTCGTCAGGCCGATTGCCCAGGCCACCGTGCGCGACGTCGCCCGCCACAGCTGA
- a CDS encoding CAP domain-containing protein: MSFIASRLGSGVVALLVTAGLTLSSTPVEAAAPKAAGKTVVRCIVRHHVRHCVRVAIHTPTRTTKKIPVVHRPQPQPKPTPVTAGPTAPAGSLVAQEIALVNADRRVAGLPALVESGALDRIATARAQDMVVNGYFGHYRPGHTTLAVLELLRANGLPFTWYGENIIWESGQPAASVATHFNTWWMNSPEHRANILNTHYGHIGIGVAVSGSRVYMVEDFTN; this comes from the coding sequence ATGTCGTTCATCGCCTCACGTCTGGGTTCCGGCGTCGTCGCTTTACTGGTGACGGCCGGGCTGACCCTGAGCTCGACACCCGTCGAGGCCGCCGCGCCAAAGGCCGCCGGCAAGACGGTCGTGCGCTGCATCGTTCGGCACCACGTGCGCCACTGCGTGCGGGTGGCCATACACACGCCCACGCGCACCACCAAAAAGATCCCGGTTGTTCACAGGCCGCAGCCGCAGCCGAAGCCGACGCCCGTGACGGCCGGCCCCACCGCGCCGGCGGGCAGCCTCGTCGCACAGGAGATCGCCCTGGTCAACGCCGACCGCAGGGTCGCCGGCCTTCCAGCGTTGGTCGAGTCCGGGGCGCTGGATCGCATCGCCACCGCGCGGGCGCAGGACATGGTGGTAAATGGCTACTTCGGACACTACCGGCCCGGGCACACCACGCTGGCCGTCCTCGAGCTGCTTCGGGCCAACGGCCTGCCTTTCACCTGGTATGGCGAGAACATCATCTGGGAGTCCGGCCAGCCGGCGGCATCGGTCGCCACTCACTTCAATACCTGGTGGATGAACTCGCCAGAGCACCGCGCCAACATCCTCAACACGCACTACGGTCACATCGGCATCGGGGTCGCCGTCAGCGGGTCGCGCGTCTACATGGTGGAGGACTTCACCAACTAG
- a CDS encoding Flp family type IVb pilin, with translation MTKGHSFTIRFMHFGELIRRLTDNEQGQSMIEYALILVLIAVVVVVVLIILGNQVQNVFCNISGALGQ, from the coding sequence ATGACGAAAGGTCACTCCTTCACAATCCGGTTTATGCATTTCGGTGAACTCATTCGGCGTTTGACCGACAACGAGCAGGGCCAATCGATGATCGAGTACGCGCTCATCCTGGTCCTGATCGCGGTGGTCGTGGTCGTCGTGCTGATCATCCTGGGCAACCAGGTGCAGAACGTGTTCTGCAACATCAGCGGCGCTCTCGGGCAGTAG
- a CDS encoding molybdenum cofactor guanylyltransferase has protein sequence MGGGCSLVILAGGLSRRMGRDKASLPAGHGTLIEHLARRLAPVVDETIVAGGSDRPTLPGVRMVEDRYPGLGPLAGMHAGLAAARYPHVWVVGCDLPDADPALAHLFLGLAAGYDAVVPRLDAEPQGVCALYDRALVSRIDGLLASGERSIKSLLAASNVRYLTPEELRAVDPELRSFRNINTPADYGAWLATQPASR, from the coding sequence ATGGGCGGCGGCTGCAGTCTCGTGATCCTTGCCGGCGGCCTCAGCCGCCGCATGGGTCGCGACAAAGCGAGCCTGCCGGCGGGCCACGGGACGCTGATCGAGCACCTAGCTCGCCGGCTGGCACCGGTCGTCGATGAGACGATCGTCGCCGGCGGATCTGACCGGCCCACGCTTCCGGGCGTGCGGATGGTCGAGGACCGCTACCCTGGCCTCGGTCCGCTGGCCGGGATGCATGCCGGACTGGCGGCGGCCCGCTACCCGCACGTCTGGGTGGTCGGCTGTGATTTGCCGGACGCCGATCCGGCGCTGGCCCACCTGTTTTTAGGACTCGCAGCCGGCTACGACGCCGTCGTGCCGCGCCTCGACGCGGAGCCCCAGGGCGTCTGCGCCCTCTACGATCGGGCGCTGGTCTCCCGCATCGATGGCTTGCTGGCTTCCGGCGAGCGGAGCATCAAGAGCCTGCTGGCGGCCAGCAACGTCCGCTACCTGACGCCAGAGGAGCTGCGCGCCGTCGATCCGGAGTTGCGTTCATTCCGCAACATCAACACCCCCGCCGATTACGGGGCCTGGCTCGCGACGCAACCGGCTTCGCGGTGA
- a CDS encoding thioredoxin domain-containing protein, with protein MANRLAQETSPYLLEHANNPVDWYPWGEAALARARTEHKPILLSIGYSACHWCHVMARESFEDPQTAASINRDFVAIKVDREERPDLDQVYMRAVQAMTGSGGWPMTVFVLPDGRPFFAGTYFPPSDRFGMPSFQRVLAAVADAFAKRPADVEETAAQVRDFLNRPSVPLAVGELTLALLDEAAAGLARDFDTVHGGFGGAPKFPQPMLVEVLLRHHVRTGQAAALEMALQTLRAMAAGGIHDQLGGGFHRYSIDDHWLVPHFEKMLYDNALLLRAYLDAWQLTHDPAFRRVAEDTVAFVLREMTSPEGGFYSSLDADSQGEEGRFYLWTPQELEAALGADQAGSVAAAFDVTGTGNFEGRNILHPVAPGAIEILDAASDRLIAFREQRVRPHRDEKVIAGWNGLMLRAVADAGRVLDRPDLTTAAQATADFLLSHMRHDGRMRRSYKDGRAPLAGYLEDQAAVADGLLALYEATFDPRWLDEVRGLVSEMVTAFWDPASGAFFDTAQDQERLVARPQDVTDNAIPSGTSLAVDVLLRAGMLLGEPSWVDIARATLERLAPTAAKAPLAFGRLLAALDFHLARTVELAVIGEPADPQTRRLLEVMRERFLPNRLVAVAPGESAIPLLADRRALDGKATAYLCEGFVCQAPTTDPAQLARQLEAFTAKPVASRARPRNRRGC; from the coding sequence ATGGCAAATCGGCTCGCGCAGGAGACCAGTCCCTACCTCCTCGAACATGCCAACAACCCGGTCGACTGGTATCCATGGGGCGAGGCGGCGCTGGCGCGCGCGCGGACCGAACACAAGCCGATCCTGCTGAGCATCGGCTACAGTGCCTGCCACTGGTGCCACGTCATGGCCCGCGAGTCGTTCGAAGATCCGCAGACCGCCGCCTCGATAAACCGCGACTTCGTCGCCATCAAGGTGGACCGCGAAGAGCGGCCCGACCTCGACCAGGTCTACATGCGTGCGGTGCAGGCGATGACCGGTTCCGGCGGGTGGCCGATGACGGTGTTCGTGCTGCCGGACGGCAGGCCATTTTTTGCGGGCACCTACTTCCCGCCGAGCGATCGTTTCGGGATGCCGTCGTTCCAACGCGTGCTGGCCGCGGTCGCGGACGCCTTTGCGAAACGCCCGGCCGACGTCGAGGAGACGGCTGCCCAGGTCCGTGATTTTCTTAACCGCCCGTCGGTGCCGCTCGCGGTGGGCGAGCTCACACTGGCATTGCTGGACGAGGCAGCCGCGGGGCTTGCGCGCGATTTCGACACGGTCCATGGCGGCTTCGGCGGCGCACCCAAGTTTCCGCAACCCATGCTCGTCGAGGTGCTGCTGCGCCACCACGTCCGAACCGGGCAAGCCGCTGCGCTGGAGATGGCACTGCAGACGTTACGCGCGATGGCGGCCGGCGGCATCCATGACCAGCTGGGCGGTGGATTCCACCGCTACAGCATCGACGACCACTGGCTCGTGCCACATTTCGAAAAGATGCTCTACGACAACGCGCTGCTGTTGCGCGCCTATCTCGATGCCTGGCAGCTGACGCATGATCCCGCGTTTCGACGTGTCGCCGAAGACACCGTGGCGTTCGTGCTGCGCGAGATGACCTCGCCCGAGGGCGGCTTCTACTCGAGCCTCGACGCGGACAGCCAGGGCGAAGAGGGGCGCTTCTATCTGTGGACACCGCAGGAGCTGGAGGCGGCGCTCGGCGCCGATCAGGCCGGCTCTGTCGCTGCGGCGTTCGATGTCACGGGCACGGGAAATTTCGAGGGTCGCAACATCCTGCACCCGGTGGCGCCCGGCGCGATCGAGATCCTGGACGCGGCCAGCGACCGGCTGATAGCATTTCGGGAGCAGCGCGTGCGGCCGCATCGCGACGAGAAGGTGATCGCCGGCTGGAACGGGTTGATGCTGCGCGCGGTTGCCGACGCCGGGCGCGTGCTCGACCGGCCCGACCTCACGACGGCCGCGCAGGCGACCGCCGACTTCCTGCTCTCGCACATGCGCCACGACGGACGGATGCGGCGGAGCTACAAGGACGGCCGCGCACCGCTCGCCGGCTACCTCGAGGACCAGGCGGCCGTCGCCGACGGGCTGCTCGCCCTCTACGAAGCGACTTTCGACCCCCGATGGCTCGACGAAGTGCGGGGCCTGGTGAGCGAAATGGTGACCGCGTTCTGGGATCCGGCGAGCGGGGCGTTCTTTGACACCGCGCAGGACCAGGAGCGACTGGTGGCGCGACCCCAGGATGTGACCGACAACGCGATCCCGTCGGGCACCTCTCTCGCGGTCGATGTGCTGCTACGTGCCGGGATGTTACTGGGCGAGCCATCATGGGTCGACATCGCGCGGGCGACACTCGAGCGGCTGGCGCCGACCGCCGCCAAGGCGCCGCTCGCGTTCGGGCGTCTCCTCGCGGCTCTCGATTTCCACCTCGCCCGGACCGTGGAGCTGGCCGTCATCGGCGAACCCGCCGACCCGCAGACGCGTCGACTCCTGGAGGTCATGCGCGAGCGCTTTCTTCCCAATCGACTGGTCGCCGTCGCGCCGGGCGAGTCGGCCATTCCGCTGCTGGCCGACCGGCGCGCACTCGACGGCAAGGCGACCGCCTATCTCTGCGAGGGCTTCGTCTGCCAGGCGCCCACGACCGACCCGGCGCAGTTGGCGCGTCAGCTTGAGGCGTTCACCGCGAAGCCGGTTGCGTCGCGAGCCAGGCCCCGTAATCGGCGGGGGTGTTGA
- a CDS encoding PfkB family carbohydrate kinase, which produces MSGALDWLAVGDVAEERAAASGPGILGGGAARLTAHAAALRARTALVGKVGADEAGRRVRDSLERLRVDLRWLLEAPGLRTTIWHQPDGEPQLRRVERGADVALRLDELPPASVTAALTVISGYSLSVEPARSAALGAISGARARGGRSALLLEADLLWWTNARMTRRVLEPALAAVDSVALQASDASVLFGAADGREALRLLAGMGPRLVYLAEQDGGVLLREGGRVHWCPAQAGEDAPRDRYAGPAAFWVALAHRVAPRKAAADSVRYAQSVRRAGAPRQPAPA; this is translated from the coding sequence ATGAGCGGGGCCCTGGACTGGCTCGCCGTGGGCGACGTGGCGGAAGAACGCGCGGCGGCGAGTGGCCCGGGAATCCTGGGCGGTGGGGCGGCCCGGCTCACAGCCCATGCCGCGGCGCTGCGCGCGCGGACCGCGCTCGTCGGCAAAGTGGGCGCCGACGAGGCGGGACGCCGGGTGCGCGATTCGCTCGAGCGGCTGCGGGTGGATCTTCGCTGGCTGCTCGAGGCGCCGGGGCTGCGGACGACCATCTGGCATCAGCCCGACGGTGAGCCCCAGCTGCGGCGGGTCGAGCGCGGCGCGGACGTTGCGCTGCGGCTCGACGAGCTGCCGCCGGCGTCGGTGACGGCCGCGCTCACGGTGATCTCCGGTTACAGCCTCTCGGTCGAGCCCGCCCGTTCGGCGGCGCTGGGCGCGATTAGCGGGGCTCGGGCGCGCGGCGGGCGGTCCGCGCTGCTCCTCGAAGCCGACCTGCTCTGGTGGACGAACGCGCGCATGACTCGCCGCGTGCTGGAGCCGGCGCTCGCCGCCGTGGACAGCGTGGCGCTGCAGGCGTCCGACGCGAGCGTGCTGTTCGGCGCGGCGGATGGCCGCGAGGCGCTGCGGCTGCTCGCCGGCATGGGACCTCGACTGGTTTACCTGGCGGAACAGGACGGCGGCGTCCTGCTGCGCGAGGGGGGCCGGGTCCACTGGTGTCCCGCCCAGGCGGGCGAGGATGCGCCTCGCGATCGATATGCCGGACCGGCCGCGTTCTGGGTCGCGCTGGCGCACCGCGTGGCGCCGCGCAAGGCCGCCGCCGACTCGGTCCGCTACGCGCAGTCGGTGCGCCGGGCGGGCGCGCCCCGCCAGCCGGCGCCCGCCTGA
- a CDS encoding dCMP deaminase family protein encodes MTSRPSRPAARRARRAAPNPDAVESHSVKEQGRPDKASYAMILAFAAALRSTCLSRKVGCVIVRDGQVIATGYNGTPKGTWHPEEFPRPCPCVGGVSGADLSLKYCAHAEANALAQSAYRGSSTAGADIFCTNFPCIECTKLLISAGIHAIYYVHGYPDASGLRDRYLSQAGIPSHPIAWSRIQPHLSALAKG; translated from the coding sequence GTGACCTCCCGGCCCTCCCGGCCAGCGGCGCGGCGCGCCCGCCGGGCCGCTCCCAACCCGGACGCCGTCGAATCGCACAGCGTCAAAGAGCAGGGTCGACCTGACAAGGCCTCCTACGCGATGATCCTCGCCTTCGCGGCCGCGCTGCGCTCCACCTGCCTCAGCCGAAAAGTTGGTTGCGTGATCGTGCGCGACGGCCAGGTGATTGCGACCGGCTACAACGGCACCCCCAAGGGCACCTGGCACCCGGAGGAGTTTCCCCGCCCCTGTCCCTGCGTCGGCGGCGTCAGCGGCGCCGACCTCTCGCTCAAGTACTGCGCGCACGCCGAGGCCAACGCGCTGGCGCAGAGCGCTTACCGCGGCTCATCGACGGCGGGCGCCGACATCTTCTGCACCAACTTCCCCTGCATCGAGTGCACGAAACTGCTGATCAGCGCCGGCATCCACGCCATCTACTACGTCCATGGCTACCCGGACGCAAGCGGCTTGCGCGACCGTTACTTGAGCCAGGCGGGGATCCCGAGCCACCCTATCGCGTGGTCGCGGATCCAGCCGCACCTGTCGGCGCTGGCGAAGGGGTAG
- the sodN gene encoding superoxide dismutase, Ni → MEWIRPSRTVEAHCDLPCGIYDPEQARIEAESVYNIIKKYNDSKDEVYRQRAIVIKEERAELAKHHIDVLWSDWYKPEKHDAKFPELKDALKAAVSQGSKVKGSVDLADAQKFLDLIDKVDQIWEKAGGPQETRVPRAAATPTRA, encoded by the coding sequence ATGGAGTGGATTCGTCCGAGCAGGACGGTCGAGGCCCATTGCGATCTTCCGTGCGGCATCTACGACCCCGAACAGGCCCGCATCGAAGCAGAGTCCGTTTACAACATCATCAAGAAGTACAACGACTCGAAGGACGAGGTCTACCGGCAGCGGGCGATCGTCATCAAAGAGGAGCGCGCGGAGCTAGCCAAGCACCACATCGACGTCCTCTGGAGTGATTGGTACAAGCCCGAGAAGCACGATGCCAAGTTCCCCGAGCTCAAGGACGCCCTGAAGGCGGCTGTCTCCCAGGGCTCGAAGGTGAAGGGCTCGGTCGACCTGGCGGATGCCCAGAAGTTCCTCGACCTGATCGACAAGGTCGACCAGATCTGGGAAAAGGCCGGCGGTCCGCAAGAGACGCGCGTCCCGCGCGCAGCGGCAACCCCGACCCGCGCTTAA
- the sodX gene encoding nickel-type superoxide dismutase maturation protease: MKPVYPLRVNGESMAPRLPSGALVVARPIDGMTPLRVGDVVVARRPDRPSVTMIKRIQSLQADGAAFLVSDNPATPGATDSRIFGAVPRDLLLARVRWRYWPLPPARL, encoded by the coding sequence CTGAAGCCAGTCTACCCGCTGCGCGTAAATGGTGAGAGCATGGCACCGCGATTACCATCCGGGGCGCTGGTCGTTGCCCGCCCGATCGATGGCATGACGCCGCTCCGAGTCGGAGATGTGGTCGTAGCCCGGCGCCCGGACCGCCCGAGCGTCACGATGATCAAGCGGATCCAATCCCTGCAGGCGGACGGGGCAGCCTTCCTGGTGAGTGACAATCCCGCCACCCCTGGAGCCACGGACTCACGGATCTTTGGCGCCGTTCCCCGTGACCTGCTCTTGGCCCGCGTCCGCTGGCGCTACTGGCCGCTCCCACCGGCTCGGCTCTAG
- the gltX gene encoding glutamate--tRNA ligase, whose protein sequence is MAQVNEPVRVRYAPSPTGALHLGGARTALFNYLFARQKRGQFQLRIEDTDRARLVPGSQAQIEEGLRWLGMTWDETPLIQSERKAIYQEAAAGLLESGAAYRCFCTPERLEQMRAEQRARHEPERYDRRCRSITKDESERRAAAGERFVVRQAMPAEGTTTLQDLVMGTVTFRNDTLDDHVLLKSDGFPTYHLAFAVDDHAMRISHIIRGDGWLPSAPKHLLLFQAFNWLPPAFAHLPLVLGSDKKPLAKRHGAKDVLEYREAGYLPEAVDNFIAFLGWSPGTDQDIFTMDELIQAFDLSKIQASPAVANLERLDWLNGQFIRRLTPDQLAARISPLMPAVPVAALTPLMPLVQERLRSLNEAPDMLRFFFEEPDTYRPEQLVPKGRDGAAAATALIEAATTLRALSDWTPESIEAALRALAERVGWSSRDFFMALRVAVTGRTVTPPLIESISRLSKDTVVARLERAARTLA, encoded by the coding sequence ATGGCCCAGGTGAACGAGCCGGTCCGTGTCCGCTACGCGCCCAGCCCGACGGGTGCGCTGCACCTCGGCGGCGCCCGCACGGCCCTCTTCAACTACCTGTTCGCTCGGCAGAAACGCGGGCAGTTCCAGCTGCGTATCGAGGACACCGACCGGGCCCGCCTGGTTCCCGGCAGCCAGGCGCAAATCGAAGAGGGGCTACGCTGGCTCGGCATGACATGGGATGAGACGCCACTCATCCAGTCGGAGCGCAAGGCGATCTACCAGGAGGCGGCTGCCGGCCTGCTCGAATCGGGCGCGGCCTATCGCTGCTTCTGCACGCCGGAACGCCTCGAGCAGATGCGGGCCGAGCAGCGCGCTCGCCACGAGCCGGAGCGGTACGATCGCCGCTGCCGCTCGATCACGAAAGATGAATCCGAGCGCCGAGCCGCCGCCGGCGAGCGCTTCGTCGTGCGCCAGGCGATGCCCGCCGAGGGAACGACTACGCTGCAGGACCTGGTGATGGGCACGGTCACCTTTCGCAATGACACGCTCGACGACCATGTCCTCCTCAAGTCGGACGGCTTCCCCACCTATCACCTCGCCTTCGCCGTCGACGATCACGCGATGCGGATCAGCCACATCATCCGTGGCGACGGCTGGCTGCCGTCAGCGCCCAAGCACCTCTTGCTCTTCCAGGCGTTCAACTGGCTGCCGCCGGCATTCGCCCATCTTCCGCTCGTGCTGGGATCGGACAAGAAGCCGCTCGCCAAGCGCCACGGCGCCAAGGACGTCCTCGAGTACCGCGAGGCCGGCTACCTGCCCGAGGCGGTCGACAACTTCATCGCCTTCCTCGGATGGTCACCGGGCACCGACCAGGACATCTTCACCATGGACGAGCTGATCCAGGCCTTCGACCTCAGCAAGATCCAGGCGAGCCCCGCGGTCGCGAATCTCGAGCGGCTCGACTGGCTCAACGGCCAGTTCATCCGCCGCTTGACGCCCGACCAGCTCGCCGCGCGGATTTCGCCGCTCATGCCCGCGGTCCCGGTGGCGGCGCTCACGCCATTGATGCCATTGGTGCAGGAGCGGCTGCGCAGCTTGAATGAGGCTCCCGACATGCTGCGCTTTTTCTTCGAGGAACCCGACACCTACCGGCCGGAGCAGCTGGTCCCCAAGGGGCGCGACGGCGCCGCCGCGGCCACCGCGCTCATCGAGGCGGCCACCACCTTGCGCGCGCTCAGCGATTGGACCCCGGAATCGATCGAGGCCGCGCTGCGCGCACTCGCGGAGCGCGTGGGTTGGTCGTCGCGCGACTTCTTCATGGCGTTGCGGGTCGCGGTCACCGGTCGCACCGTGACACCGCCGCTGATCGAGTCGATCAGCCGCCTGAGCAAGGACACTGTCGTGGCCCGGCTGGAACGCGCCGCACGTACGCTCGCCTAG